A single window of Leishmania braziliensis MHOM/BR/75/M2904 complete genome, chromosome 27 DNA harbors:
- a CDS encoding putative calpain-like cysteine peptidase, which translates to MSSFFEEVPDSKTLFKDTEFIANSHHVADQWVPIHDLYPDGAEKPLLPEVFSREQFGQGNHYECFMISALATLVRFPDVIRNCFVTQKVRQDGRYTFQFFRGREWVRVEIDDTIPLEDDTALYMQSPTEHWWPLLLEKAYAKFYTAYDHLEGCTLQETFHDLTGNPVLNIPMDAKLAKAADVDIGDGQYWLSMGESLLRGDYVSSALTKDAELESIGMQSEQQYAILGIFSLTGSSVLDDIVVHLHNPFEDEEYEYTGPLNKSDSKWSAKQRHQYSVDDRHSIFMPLKMFLKYVNSIQCCLMRTDDNGVQAYSTTWKGESAGGNPTFASWRKNPLFLVQNSGPTEISVVAMIQQEDQRRFADPDAGATYVQCGLVMVSSTYPNPIPTFWVTGNNHKPIFKSLFLNSREVANTITIPAHTTCYLVPSCMHKGVETNIQLSLYRFKDQNYSQFSVEQLAIPSMNWSSPATKNVELCQKEKDRVDFYVDEATDVHILLHQTKPYVSKSGGDAMTEDYMGMYLYDDTDRRGCGC; encoded by the coding sequence ATGTCGTCATTCTTTGAGGAGGTGCCGGACAGCAAAACGCTCTTCAAGGACACTGAGTTCATCGCCAATAGTCATCATGTGGCAGACCAGTGGGTCCCCATTCATGACCTGTATCCCGATGGGGCTGagaagccgctgctgcccgagGTTTTCTCGCGTGAGCAGTTCGGCCAAGGCAACCACTACGAGTGCTTCATGATCTCTGCCCTCGCAACGCTTGTGCGCTTCCCTGATGTGATCCGCAACTGCTTTGTGACCCAGAAAGTGCGCCAGGATGGCCGCTACACGTTCCAGTTCTTCCGCGGGCGGGAGTGGGTGAGGGTCGAGATCGACGACACAATTCCCTTAGAAGACGATACAGCGTTGTACATGCAGTCCCCGACGGAGCACtggtggccgctgctgctggagaaggcgtacGCGAAGTTCTACACCGCCTACGACCATCTCGAGGGCTGCACACTGCAGGAGACCTTCCACGACCTGACTGGCAACCCGGTGCTGAACATCCCCATGGACGCCAAGCTGGCTAAGGCAGCTGATGTCGATATTGGCGATGGTCAGTACTGGCTGTCGATGGGTGAGTCCCTGCTACGCGGCGACTACGTTTCGTCTGCCCTGACGAAGGACGCGGAGCTTGAAAGCATCGGCATGCAGTCGGAGCAGCAGTACGCCATTCTGGGGATCTTTTCCCTCACTGGATCTTCGGTGTTGGACGACATTGTGGTGCACCTGCACAACCCcttcgaggacgaggagtaCGAGTACACCGGCCCCTTGAACAAGAGCGACTCCAAGTGGTCCGCGAAGCAGCGACATCAGTACTCGGTTGACGACCGCCATTCTATCTTCATGCCGCTGAAGATGTTCCTCAAGTACGTGAACTCGATCCAGTGTTGCCTCATGCGCACCGACGATAATGGGGTGCAGGCATATAGCACCACCTGGAAGGGTGAGTCGGCCGGCGGCAACCCGACCTTTGCCTCATGGCGCAAGAACCCCCTCTTCCTGGTGCAAAACAGTGGACCAACAGAGATTAGTGTGGTCGCGATGATACAGCAGGAGGATCAGCGTCGCTTTGCTGACCCGGATGCCGGAGCAACCTATGTGCAGTGTGGTCTCGTCATGGTCAGCTCCACCTACCCGAATCCGATCCCCACCTTCTGGGTCACAGGCAACAACCACAAGCCAATCTTTAAGAGCCTCTTCCTCAACTCGCGTGAGGTGGCCAATACCATCACCATTCCGGCGCACACGACATGTTATCTTGTCCCCTCCTGTATGCACAAGGGCGTCGAAACCAACATTCAGCTCTCGCTTTATCGCTTCAAGGATCAGAATTACTCTCAGTTTTCAGTGGAGCAGCTGGCCATTCCGAGCATGAACTGGTCCAGCCCCGCTACCAAGAATGTGGAGCTGTGccagaaggagaaggacCGGGTCGACTTCTACGTTGATGAAGCCACCGATGTACACATCCTTCTCCACCAAACAAAGCCCTACGTCAGCAAGTCGGGCGGCGACGCCATGACGGAGGATTACATGGGTATGTACCTCTACGACGACACGGACCGCAGGGGTTGCGGGTGTG
- a CDS encoding putative radial spoke protein 3 — MQRRAAESEVTAAAYTFRQPPQGFQEPKYRDPSNGRNASRFMHSDSQRYGNIMYDRRVYRGSTYASPIMSIAARAEMEKREMIDTQRRKQASQRAASIKRRKQLEAARRHMATPDLGNDRHNTQVQTDEYLEELTDRVEQQPQETQTDPLMDRPATPKYVPTKSGRDAETQIHEGDLFRFDEAVEPILEVLVGKTLEQAMLEVMQEEELELLRQQQIEFEQRRKEELLETQKLEAEERRKFEEKERRKKQEMERIQREKETREKLQARQFAKAYMCNMENRVFSRLQDEGWFADRVLNEVELDFFPWLMAEVDKELAKKTKARALVDELIREVVRLNASQLAKSRAAAAAQERPLLA; from the coding sequence ATGCAGCGACGGGCGGCAGAATCGGAGGTGACGGCGGCCGCCTATACTTTCCGGCAACCACCACAAGGCTTCCAGGAGCCCAAGTACCGTGACCCGTCCAACGGCCGCAATGCAAGTCGGTTCATGCACAGCGACTCACAGCGGTATGGCAATATCATGTATGACCGCCGTGTTtaccgcggcagcacctACGCTAGTCCGATCATGTCGATCGCCGCACGCGCTGAGATGGAAAAGCGTGAGATGATCGACACGCAGCGGCGAAAACAAGCATCGCAGCGTGCCGCCTCGATCAAGCGTCGCAAGCAGTTGGAGGCGGCCCGGCGACACATGGCCACCCCCGACCTGGGCAATGACCGGCATAACACACAAGTTCAAACCGACGAGTACTTGGAGGAGCTGACGGACAGAGTGGAGCAACAGCCGCAGGAGACGCAGACGGACCCGCTCATGGACCGACCAGCAACTCCAAAGTACGTCCCAACAAAGTCCGGCCGCGACGCGGAGACCCAAATCCACGAGGGTGACCTGTTTCGCTTCGACGAAGCCGTGGAGCCCATCCTTGAGGTGCTTGTGGGCAAGACGCTGGAGCAGGCAATGCTAGAGGTgatgcaggaggaggagctggagctcctgcgccagcagcagatCGAAttcgagcagcgccgcaagGAGGAGCTTCTGGAAACCCAGAAGcttgaggcggaggagcgtCGCAAGTtcgaggagaaggagcgccgcAAGAAACAGGAGATGGAGCGCATCCAGCGTGAGAAAGAGACTCGTGAGAAACTGCAGGCGAGGCAGTTTGCCAAGGCGTACATGTGCAACATGGAGAACCGCGTCTTTTCTCGACTGCAAGATGAAGGGTGGTTCGCAGACCGCGTGTTGAACGAGGTGGAGCTAGACTTCTTCCCGTGGCTGATGGCCGAGGTGGACAAGGAGCTAGCCAAAAAGACGAAGGCCCGCGCGCTCGTGGACGAACTTATTCGCGAGGTAGTCCGGCTGAACGCCTCCCAGCTAGCGAAgagtcgcgcagcagcggcggcgcaggagagGCCTTTATTGGCGTAG
- a CDS encoding putative replication factor C, subunit 4, with translation MSIVSTPWVEKYRPQTVTDIVGNTEAISRLQVIAKEGNLPNLLLCGPPGTGKTTSMLCLARDLLLQSTDASSAGTSLGGSTKDILKDAVLELNASDDRGLDVVREKIKLFAQTKKTLPKKFFSTGEGPTRDEHVVHLHKIVLLDEADSMTPAAQQALRRTMELHSSTTRFAFACNNSSKIIEPIQSRCAVVRFKKLSDADILKRLVYVIQQESVSYTDDGLEALLYLAEGDLRQALNSLQATHTGYGLVNADNVFKVCDQPHPVLVENIITACITKRSIDEAHKEMNRLLNRGYAPVDVIATFFKVVQTNARLFRSELQQLEVLKIVGETTMRIAEGVGTSLQLAAMLARMITAVENTAS, from the coding sequence atgtCTATAGTCAGCACGCCGTGGGTAGAGAAGTACCGTCCGCAGACGGTGACAGACATTGTGGGTAACACCGAGGCGATTTCGCGTTTGCAGGTGATCGCGAAGGAAGGTAACTTGCCGAACTTGCTTCTTTGTGGACCGCCCGGCACCGGTAAGACGACGAGTATGCTCTGCCTCGCACGCGACCTGCTGCTTCAGAGTACCGACGCCAGTAGCGCAGGGACGTCATTGGGTGGGTCCACGAAAGATATTCTCAAGGACGCGGTGCTAGAGCTGAACGCCAGCGACGATCGCGGATTGGACGTGGTGCGTGAGAAGATCAAACTCTTCGCCCAGACTAAGAAGACGCTGCCCAAGAAGTTTTTCTCTACAGGCGAGGGGCCCACCAGGGATGAGCATGTAGTCCACCTGCACAAGATTGTGCTTCTGGATGAAGCGGATAGCATGACcccagctgcgcagcaggcATTGCGTCGCACAATGGAGCtacacagcagcacaacgcGGTTCGCCTTTGCCTGCAACAACAGTAGCAAGATCATTGAGCCTATCCAGTCCCGCTGCGCTGTTGTCCGCTTTAAAAAGCTTAGTGACGCGGACATATTGAAGCGGCTAGTGTACGTCATCCAGCAGGAAAGCGTCTCCTACACCGATGATGGACTGGAGGCGCTCCTGTACCTCGCTGagggcgacctgcggcaggCGTTAAATTCCCTCCAGGCTACACACACCGGCTACGGGCTCGTGAATGCTGACAATGTCTTCAAGGTGTGTGACCAGCCGCATCCGGTGCTCGTCGAGAACATCATCACGGCGTGCATCACGAAGCGCAGCATTGACGAGGCTCACAAGGAGATGAATCGCCTGCTTAACCGGGGTTACGCCCCGGTAGACGTGATTGCCACTTTTTTTAAGGTCGTGCAGACAAACGCGCGCCTTTTTCGAAgtgagctgcagcagctggaggtgctCAAAATAGTGGGCGAAACGACGATGCGCATCGCCGAGGGTGTGGGTacctcgctgcagctggccgcgATGCTTGCACGCATGATTACCGCTGTGGAAAACACTGCGTCATAG
- a CDS encoding putative protein kinase, translated as MSTSVDDLNGKLDLVDIAALSAAYQPEEVLGEGTYGIVFRARHKETGAKYAIKKLRLDGFSEGVPATTIREATLLHDLNDNPNVVRLLDVVCSEHRVYLVFELLDEDLRTFIKRYRPVSGQKPANGTAVPLPIVREFTRQMLYALWTCHNSRILHRDLKPGNVLVASYRDKKSEETKFYVKLADFGLARMFEMSVQTYTHEVMTLWYRSPEIILGDRHYTPAADVWSVGCIVAEMILGYSLFRGENWRDQLDKVFYVVGTPTEQTWPGVTKLPGYERNFKVYHVAPLPTRLRDYDEKAVEFIAYLLVTNPKLRPTIPDILEHPFMKDA; from the coding sequence ATGTCCACTTCGGTGGATGACTTGAATGGTAAGCTGGACCTCGTCGACATCGCGGCGTTGAGTGCCGCTTATCAGCCAGAGGAGGTGCTTGGCGAGGGCACGTATGGCATTGTGTTCCGAGCCCGCCACAAAGAGACCGGGGCCAAGTATGCTATCAAGAAGCTCCGACTCGACGGCTTCTCGGAAGGCGTGCCGGCGACCACCATCCGCGAGGCGACCCTCTTGCATGATCTCAACGACAACCCGAACGTGGTGCGACTGCTGGACGTCGTGTGCAGCGAACATCGTGTCTACCTCGTTTTTGAGCTACTCGACGAGGACCTCCGCACCTTCATCAAGCGGTACCGCCCAGTCAGCGGGCAGAAGCCGGCCAATGGCACAGCAGTGCCGCTCCCCATTGTGCGGGAGTTCACGCGTCAGATGCTGTACGCGCTGTGGACCTGCCACAACAGCCGCATCCTACACCGAGACCTCAAGCCGGGTAACGTCCTCGTGGCAAGCTACCGCGATAAAAAGAGCGAGGAGACAAAGTTTTATGTGAAGCTGGCTGACTTTGGGCTGGCGCGCATGTTCGAGATGTCGGTGCAAACGTACACGCACGAAGTGATGACATTGTGGTATCGCTCCCCCGAGATTATTCTTGGTGATCGTCACTACACACCGGCGGCTGATGTGTGGTCGGTGGGCTGCATCGTGGCGGAGATGATTCTCGGCTACTCGCTCTTTCGCGGCGAGAACTGGCGCGACCAGCTGGACAAGGTATTCTACGTGGTGGGCACCCCGACGGAACAGACGTGGCCCGGCGTGACGAAGCTGCCTGGCTATGAACGAAACTTTAAAGTGTACCACGTGGCACCCCTGCCAACGCGGCTGCGCGACTACGACGAGAAAGCGGTAGAGTTCATCGCCTACTTGCTTGTCACGAACCCAAAGCTGCGGCCCACGATTCCGGATATTCTTGAGCACCCCTTCATGAAGGATGCGTAG